In one window of Streptosporangium album DNA:
- a CDS encoding helix-turn-helix domain-containing protein has translation MELPKVGSIGEYIRQQRQQAKISLRQLAAQAGVSNPYLSQVERGLRKPSAEILDQIAKGLHISARALYVRAGLIENREIDSDVRAAIWADVTITERQRQVLINIYELFRREDRAEIARAQPTQPAEPPLGEPIFSLNGQAIPNRREG, from the coding sequence ATGGAACTACCCAAGGTCGGCTCGATTGGCGAATACATCCGCCAGCAGCGGCAGCAGGCGAAGATCTCTCTTCGTCAGCTCGCCGCCCAGGCGGGGGTCTCCAACCCTTACCTGAGTCAGGTCGAACGCGGCCTGCGCAAGCCGAGCGCGGAGATCCTCGACCAGATTGCCAAGGGTCTGCACATTTCCGCTCGGGCGCTGTATGTGCGGGCGGGGCTCATCGAGAATCGCGAGATCGACAGCGACGTGCGGGCGGCGATCTGGGCCGACGTCACCATCACCGAGCGGCAACGCCAGGTGCTGATCAATATCTACGAGTTGTTCCGCAGGGAGGACCGGGCCGAGATTGCGCGGGCCCAGCCGACGCAACCGGCTGAGCCCCCACTTGGTGAGCCGATCTTCTCGCTGAACGGCCAGGCCATACCGAATCGCAGGGAGGGGTGA
- a CDS encoding plasmid pRiA4b ORF-3 family protein, with protein sequence MAPVVVMKGRFAVGGIHQLKVTLRDVRPLVWRRIHVPSTANLWELHNIIQVAMGWDNEHLHVFVKGWDEYGDNAKSEYDVTLAALLPTVGGRLAYRYDFGDCWDHDLQVEKIHQAGAKTTYPRCTAGGRACPPEDCGGPGGFVEHLRALGHRKGGKYQQARHLFGTATWDGAAWDKDEINTELAKLAVHLAEQAAARRVEEAAFHERIRAVAAQRAAQAFTEFSAAADKPTRPLGRGVSGGGRPGRQPSRRPRRPRGAPEWPSRKRTIISETSLNDTSFRSPQPRNHVS encoded by the coding sequence GTGGCGCCCGTCGTCGTCATGAAGGGCCGGTTCGCCGTGGGCGGCATCCATCAGTTGAAGGTCACTTTGCGGGATGTCCGCCCTCTGGTGTGGCGGCGGATCCATGTGCCGTCGACGGCGAATCTGTGGGAGTTGCACAACATCATCCAGGTGGCGATGGGGTGGGACAACGAGCATCTGCACGTGTTCGTCAAGGGCTGGGACGAGTACGGTGACAACGCCAAAAGCGAGTACGACGTGACGCTGGCCGCCCTGCTGCCGACGGTCGGCGGCCGGCTGGCCTACCGATACGACTTCGGCGACTGCTGGGACCACGACCTTCAGGTCGAGAAGATCCACCAGGCCGGGGCGAAGACGACCTACCCGCGCTGCACGGCCGGCGGCCGGGCCTGCCCGCCCGAGGACTGCGGCGGCCCGGGCGGCTTCGTCGAGCACCTGCGGGCGCTGGGGCACCGCAAGGGCGGTAAGTACCAGCAGGCCCGCCACCTGTTCGGGACGGCCACGTGGGACGGCGCCGCCTGGGACAAAGACGAGATCAACACCGAGTTGGCCAAGCTCGCCGTGCACCTGGCCGAGCAGGCCGCGGCCCGCCGTGTTGAGGAAGCGGCCTTCCATGAGCGGATACGCGCCGTCGCCGCCCAGCGCGCCGCGCAGGCCTTCACCGAATTCTCCGCAGCCGCCGACAAGCCGACGCGCCCACTCGGCCGGGGGGTGTCTGGGGGCGGTCGACCGGGACGACAACCTTCTCGGCGACCACGACGACCGCGAGGAGCGCCCGAATGGCCGTCCCGAAAACGAACGATCATTTCTGAGACATCCCTCAACGACACCTCGTTCCGCTCACCTCAACCCCGCAATCACGTCTCATAA
- a CDS encoding recombinase family protein produces MSRIGYGRASTRDQNPDSQRDALTAAGCDRIFVDKASGRIDRRPELDKALDYLRPGDTFVITRLSRAARSLRHLLDLAAKLRECEVDLLVLKQGIDTSTPGGRLQFHMFGAFDEFLRELIVEGTLEGLASARARGRAGGRPPALDAHGVEMARALYEMKGEDGKRRYTVQQIADRLGVSRATIYRHLDPDKPVSA; encoded by the coding sequence GTGAGCAGGATCGGCTATGGACGGGCTTCCACCCGCGATCAGAACCCCGACAGCCAACGCGACGCCCTCACCGCGGCAGGATGCGACCGGATCTTCGTCGACAAGGCATCGGGAAGGATCGATCGGCGCCCCGAGCTCGACAAGGCGCTGGACTACCTCCGCCCCGGTGACACCTTCGTCATCACCCGCCTGTCCCGGGCGGCCCGTTCCCTGCGTCACCTGCTGGATCTGGCGGCCAAACTCCGCGAGTGCGAGGTCGACCTCCTGGTGCTCAAGCAAGGCATCGACACCTCCACACCGGGTGGACGCCTGCAGTTCCACATGTTCGGCGCCTTCGACGAGTTCCTCCGCGAGCTCATCGTGGAGGGGACGCTCGAAGGGCTGGCCTCGGCCCGGGCGCGCGGCCGCGCCGGCGGGCGTCCCCCGGCCCTCGATGCTCACGGGGTGGAGATGGCCCGGGCCCTGTATGAGATGAAGGGCGAGGACGGCAAGCGCCGCTACACCGTCCAGCAGATCGCCGACCGGCTCGGCGTCAGCCGCGCCACGATCTACCGCCACCTTGACCCCGACAAGCCGGTCTCGGCGTAG
- a CDS encoding CBS domain-containing protein, with protein MTTAHDVMHPGCERLRINENLTDAARRMAELNVDALPVCGQDGRLKGIITDRDIVVKCIAKGKNPTEVKAGDLIEEAHVWWIDADADIDEVLHQMAEHKIRRLPVLENKELVGIISQAELATELLELVEAISSTSQ; from the coding sequence ATGACTACAGCGCATGACGTTATGCACCCTGGCTGTGAGCGCCTGAGGATCAACGAGAACCTCACCGACGCGGCCCGGCGGATGGCTGAACTGAACGTCGACGCCTTGCCGGTCTGTGGCCAGGACGGCCGGCTCAAGGGGATCATCACCGACCGCGACATCGTGGTGAAGTGCATCGCGAAGGGCAAGAACCCGACCGAAGTCAAGGCCGGCGACCTCATCGAAGAAGCCCATGTGTGGTGGATCGACGCCGACGCGGACATCGACGAGGTACTGCACCAGATGGCCGAGCACAAAATCCGTCGCTTGCCCGTGCTGGAGAACAAGGAACTGGTCGGCATCATCAGCCAGGCCGAACTCGCAACGGAGCTGCTGGAGTTGGTGGAAGCCATCTCCAGTACTTCGCAGTGA